tatcaaataaataaaatctttaaaaaaaaaaaaaaaaaaaagtttgcttacCCTAAAGTCATAGATATATTGTTATTttctatatgtttgttttttaaagattttatttatttatttgatagaagacacagcgagagagggaacacaagcagtgggaaagggagaagcaggcttcccgctgagcaggaagcccagtgtgggctccatcccaggactctgggatcatgacttgaactgaatgcagatgcttaatgactgagccacccaggcgcctctttctacatgtttattattttacttttcacatttagatctacaATCTATCTGGAATTGATTCTGTGTATAATGTGAGGTTTAAGTTCAAGAAACATCCCCCCACCCCTAgatgtttagtatttttttaaagattttatttatttgagagagccagagagcaggagcaaggggaagagcaaagggagagggagacacttaacgactgagccacccaggtgcccacaatgTCTAGTAtcttttattgaaaagactgtcctttccccacagCTCTGCATTGCTACTTTTGTCATAAAACAAGTGTGGATCTATTTTTGGACTCTGTTCTATTGCACTGGTCTACTATGTACCAATTTCAGACTGTCTGAATGACTAAAACTTTAAGTCTTGGTATCTGATAGTTTTAATCCTTCAACTTTGCTCTTTTTCAAGTTTGTCTTGCTTATTCTTTGTACTTTGGCATTTCCCTCTAAGTTTCAGCATTAGTTTGTCAATTAAAAATCTTTGAgggatggctcagtggctcagatggttaagcatctgccttctgctcaggtcatgatcttcaggtttggggattaagccccacatctggcttcctgctaagggggagtctgcttctccctctgactctcccctctgcttgtgctctctctctctcaaatgaataagttctaaaaaaaccacaaaaaacaaaaacaaaacacctcttggactggggcacctggctggctcagttggtagagcatgtgactcttttttttttttttttagattttatttatttatttggcagacagagatcagaagtaggcagagaggcaggcagagagagaggaggaagcaggctccctggcgagcagagagcccgatgtggggctcgatcccaagacactgggatcatgacctgagctgaaggcagaggctttaacccactgagccacccaggcaccccgagcatgtgactcttgatctggggtttTGACGgggagccccatgttaggtgtagagtttaatttttttttttaataagaaactctttttattttttttttaaagactctatttatttatatgacagacagggatcacaagtaggcagagacacaggcagagaggaggaagcaggccccctgccgagcagagagcccgatgtggggctcgatcccaggaccctgagatcataacctgagccgaaggcagaggattaacccactgagccacccaggcgcccctagagtttaattttttaaaaaaagatctttaacatATCTGGGTTTTGATGGTGTTAAGTTCTTGTCTGCAAACCAGCAGACTGGAGATTCAAGAAATACAATGATCAATCCAAGTCTAAAGGGGGAAAAGACATCCATGTTCTCGCTCAAGCATTCAGGCAGGAGGATCTCCTGTTTTCTGAGCGTTTGTGTTCTATTCTCTCTCACTTGACTGAATGACATTCACTCACATTATGGacagcaatctgctttactcagaaggcagcggcttaacccactgagccacccaggcaccctgaactcCTGTTTTCTGCTTATTATCATATCTCATATGGACAACCGCTTAGCACCCCTAAGCAGTATGTCATGATGACTATTTgccaattggaaaaaaaaaaaaaataattacaaaacatCCCTTCAGAAGAATGTATTAAAGACCAAgtataaactttgaaaaaaaaataaataaaattaaaaaaggggcgcctgggtgactcagtgtgttaagccgctgccttcggctcaggtcatgatctcagggtcctgggatcgagtcccgcatcgggctctctgctcagcagggagcctgcttcctttcctctctctctgcctgcctctctgcctacttgtgatctctctctgttaaataaataaataaaatcttaaaaaaataaaataaaataaaataaaaaagacctttAAGGGTGcataggtggttcagttggctaagtgtctgcctttggctcaggtcatgatcttcaggttcagggatcgagccccacattgggcttcctgctcagtggggagcctgcttttccctctcctctgtctgccactccccctgcttatactctctttctttctctctctctgtgaaataaataaataaaattttttaaaaaaagatctttaaaaaacctcTTGAGATTAATTTCACTCATGTggcatctaaaaacaaaacaaagcagaaacagacctataaatacagagaacacactgggtggttgctggaggagagaggtAGTAAAGagaggggagatgggcaaaatgggtgaaggggagtaggagatacaggcttccggTTCTGGAATGactaagtcatggggatgaaaggcacagcacagggaatacagtcaacGGTACTGTAATAGTGTTTTTGTGGTAACAGATGGGAGCCACACTTGGGAGCATGGCCTAATGTGTACAGAGCTGtagaattactatgttgtactaTTACTATGTTGTACCTCAAATGTTACATTGAGTGTCAATTATACtccagtgaaaaaaaaaagatacacaaatattgTTAAGtgtaaaaaagaaagggaaaagaagtgaaaaaaatctcTTGGGATTTTGGTTGGAATTGTGGAGAATTGGTATCTTTGCAATACGGAGTCTTCAAATTCATAGGCATGGCATATTggagatatattttctttttttatgtcacATCTATTGTCCTCCACTCAGGCTagttcaaaatatatccagaattacAGTGCTTCTCACCACCCCCATTGGTCTAAGTAGTCATCCTATTTTGGCTGTATTATTGCAGTATTGGTGAGAAGCAActgtcctccctgctccctccatggccctcttcattttttttattattttatttattattttaaaaaaatattttatttatttataagattatttatttgagagagagtgaacaagtaagcgtgagcagggggaggggcagaaggagaggaagacaagcagactcccagctgagtggggagccccactaAGGGGATCAatgctaggaccctgagatcatgacctgagccaaaggcagatgattaaccgactgagccacccaagcatcctgccAGACCCACTTCTACCTCAGGGTCTTTGGACAGGAAGCTCCTCATTGGCTCATGCCTTTACTTTCTTCAGTGCTACCTTTTCAGTGAGGCCTTCCTTTGACACCCTAAAATTTCACCACCACCCCAAACTTTCTATTTTGTACCTCTACCTGAATGTAAGCTCTAAAAGCCAGCATCCATATTGTTCACTGTGGTCCCCTCACCATCCAggacaatgcctggcacagagcaagcaTTAGAGAAGTTTGTAAAATGAGCAAGAATATGAAAGCCCAGACAGATGACGttacttgctcaagatcacacagggGAATACCAACAGAGCTAAAATTTAAACCTAAGCAGTCTGACTTCAGAGTTCATGCTCTTAAGGCTGGGAAACGGGCTCCATTACTGAGCGGGACTTAGGACGGACAGCGAGGTGCAGTGAACCCAGCAGCCCCCACCATCTTCTGCCTGCAATGGAACCACGTCTCCCAAGGCTCAGCTCTGGCCACAGCACCCGGCTGATGGCCTCGCCGCCCCAGGGTGCTACTGGGGACAAGGCTGGGGTGCTGATGCCCCCCAGTGGCTATAATGGGTAAGAACAAGGTGTAGCCTTCAGGCCAAATGTGTGTATGGGTGAGAACCTGGTCCATCCTTGCTTCCTAGTCCCTCCCCTCACAGAAGACACAGTCTGGGGTATAGGCATAACAGATCTTTATTTTACTAGAAGGGACAGGCAGTGGGGCAGTGCAGCATCCAAGCCCCAGACCAGACATGCAGCATCCACATGCAGGAACAGCTACACAGGCTGGGGCAGAGCCAGAAGTGGGAGACAGGGACCAGCGGATGCCCACAGCACCCCCACCATGACGCTTGGACTCTGGGTTCTTCTGTCTCCACTAGAGCCAGGAGACAGAGGGCTGGGCTGCTTCCCCATGGCTGGAaccctatcactctggtcagaagaAAGATGGCACAAGGGGTATAGAGTCTGACCAGTCTACAGCACTCGATTCTGTATGGGGTTGGTGCAGTCATGCCCACTGGAAGGGCCTGGCCCCATACCTGGGACAGCGCAGGCCTAGCAGGAAGAGGGTCTACACACCTTCTAGTCCCCAACAGAGCTAGACCCTGATCCCAGAAAGGCTTAACAGAGTTGGGACTGAGCCCTACTCCACCTAGTAGGGACATGTCCGTGAAGGGGACTTccctgagcacaagcaggggcctCCTAAGGCAGTAGTGAACTGAGGGAGCTGCTATAGACAGGAGGCCTTGCCTCTGTGCCcctaggtagggagagagagggaaggtgcAAGTGTAGGGCTGGGGAGGGCGATGGCCAGTGAGGCCTAGGGGCTCAGGAGTGCGTAAGGCTGGGGACTTCCTGGGGTAGGGCTTAGGGCTGGGAAGACCAggccaggagaggggaggggcgccATCCAACCCAGACCCTCCACACCCATGCCAAGTCTGGGCAAGGGCCACGGGGAGGATGGTCAGATGCACAGAGAACTTCAAGGCACCAGGATTCAGAGAGGCAGCAGGGCCACCGCCCCCCACAAGACAAGACAGTgattataataaatgttttcagCTTGAACTACATGATCTGTGTAGAGGgtgggaaaagagagggagagaagacgaCAAAGGGAGAAACGTCTGGGGAGATGGGAGACGAGGGCAGAAGAGACGAACCAGATGGATGTGGCAGTGAATGTGAAGgtgtgggaaggagagaagtgagaggacacagccagaGACAGGAGAGGCGGGAAGACAGCCAGAGAAGGCCTGAACACGCAGCACTTCTGGTCCCTACGAAATAAGGCACCAGAGTCAGTAATGTTCCTGTTGTCGCTGTGGTAGGAAAACGGCTGCTGAAAACGGCTCCTTCGGGAGCCTCACGCCTGTGCACCGGTGGCCTTCTTGATCAGGGGTATCTGCCAGGATGGGAGATGCTGTGAGgctggggctctggggccagTGATGGCTCCTCCTGCCACCAGCCAGGCACTCACCTTGGACAGGTCCACACCTGTGAGGGCGTGCACGGAGGCTGGCAGCTCGGCCAGCAGCCGGTTGACTTCTGATGTCACCTtgctgttgtccccgctgaggACCACAATCTCATCAACTCTGGCCAGGGGGGCGGCGATTTTAGCAGCAATctaggaggtgggggggtgggaggagagctTGGCTGGTGCTGACTCTGCCCACCGGCCCCATCGGctatttctccctcctccttctgcctccttccaTCCCAGCGCAGCTTGGGGCTTTTATCCCCAAGCCACAGTCAGAGACCCAGGGGGTCAGGTGAGCCCATGTGTGTTGTAGGCGTCCTGTCCAGCTGCTGGGCCCCTCTGCATTGAATGCTTCTAGCCAGCCTGTGGCTGTGCTCTGGAAGAGGCCCTCCAGACCCACCCCAGGGTGGAGGCCTCACCTGGGGCAGGGCCTCCAGCACCAGAGCCATCTTGGCAGCATCCCCATATTTCTGGTAGGCCTCGGCCTTGAGCTTCATCCGCTCAGCCTCTGCTGTGCCCATTGCCTCGATGAccgctgcctctgcctccccgaGCTTGCGGAtcttctcagcctctgcctgcgcCAAGAGGACCTGCTTCACCCTGTAGGAGTTCACACCAGGCAGGATAAGTGGCAAGAACCAGGGGCCCCCCAGGCCTTGCCTGGGCGCCGACAAATCCTCAAGCCCTCTGCTCTGATGGGTGTCGGCGGGCGGGGACCCAGGAAAGGAGGTGCCCCCGCTTTCTGGCTCTGGCACTGGCTGCTTAGAGGTAAATGGGAGGGGGGACTAGCCAGGATGCCCGCTGAGCCAAACCCCACAGCGGGCCCTCAAACCTCCATTATCCCCTCCGGCCCTCCCAGTGCCAATCCCATGGGGGAGGCAGGTCACCTCCACTTCACAGTCAAGAGGCTCCGGGAGAGGCAGCTTCCAAGCTGGGGCTGGGAAGCAAGCAGGGTGCACGGACCAAGGAGCCTGTCTAGTGCCCACTGGGCTGCAGCCAGGGTGCTCACTTTTCACCCTCGGCGATCTGCTGTATGCGGTGGGCCTCAGCCTCAGCGGGGCGGCGCACTGTGGCGATCAACTCCTTGTCAGTGCGAAGGATCTCCTGCGCCTCCACTGCGATCTGCTTCTTGCGCTGTACAACCTCGATCTCAATCTCTTCCTGCCGGATCTTCTGCTGCTCCCGGGCGCCCTGCAGCTCATAGGCCAGCTGGGCCTCGGCTGTCTGAGGTGGGAGGATGGGCTGTCAGAGGCCGGCTGCCAGGTTCTGAGCCCTGAGCCCCGACCTGGGATGCCCGATGGCACCTCACCTTGATGTTGACCTCCTCACTAAAAGCGGACTTCTGCAGCTCGAAGGCTCGCTTGGAGTCGGCAATCTTGGTGTCTGCCATGAACTTCACATCCAGCATCTCCTTCTTGCACTCCGCTTCCTGGCAACCGCAGGGGCAGGTGCTGAGGGTCCCCGGTGCTGGCAAGGTCCCACCAGCCCTGAGATCCCTGTccctgggggtgggaaggaaagacCGTGTACCCGGATGCCTGCGTCCCGCTCGGCCTCGGCCACCCCAATGTCTGCATCTCTCTGCACCACGGCGGTCTGCGTCTTGCCCAAGGAGCTCAGATAGTCCACTTTGTCATACACGtcctgggagggaagggggagtcaTCCTTGGGAACAGGCACAAAGGGACCAAACACCCAAAGGGTGGCTGCACCCATCACCTTGATGGTGAAGCTGAGGATCTCGATGCCCATGCGGCCGACGTCAGGGGCAGCCACCTCCCGCACCAGCTTGGCAAACTGGTCTCGGTCCTGATAAATCTGCTCCACGGTCAGGGTCCCTGGGGAAAGAGGGATCGTGGGCTGGCTTCCTGGGGGCCTACTGGGCAAGGGAAGCACCATGCAAGCAGTGGTCTGAGTGTGTGCACACGTTGTACTCTGAGCTGTCGTGCACACGTTGTGCACACGTTGTACTCCTCGGGGTTCTTTTTCACAGCATTTAACACCGAGCCTCCTTCTGAGAGCCCAGGCTGGATGAGGAGAGGTGTCCCAAGCAACACCAGGTTGCCTGACCAGACTGGCAGCCCTCGTCCCCCCCCATCCCGGCGCCCTCCCCTTCCCTTGGGCCAcctaaagttttgaaaataaagtcttGGTGGGACTGACGGATTCCCTTGCCCTGCActgcacccctccctgccccggccTTGGAGATCCTGTGAGGTTCTTGAAGGCAGCAGAAGGGTCCCTGGGGGGGCTGGAGCCTTACCGAGGATGGAGCGCAGGTGCCCCTCCAGGGTCTGCAGAACAACGTTCTTGATGTCCTGCACATTCTTGCCCAGAAACTGCTCACAGGCCACTGCCAGCAGCTCCTTCTCTGTCATGATCTTCACCTGCCAGTGATCACAGAGGTGCCTGAACCAGGCTGgagtggggcaggcagaggcccCAGACCCAAAGGTGTGGAGGATGGtggctgtgcccctcccccctcctttttcAGACCTGGAGGCCCAGGGGCCAGGAGGTGGTAGAGACTGACCAAGGCCTCTAGTTGGGACAGCACACCAGGAATTCTTACACTGACAAACCTGATGTTCACAGGCAGCCTCAGGCCCTGACACGGCCTGTCTGCTAGGCATCTGGGGCTCATCTCTTCACCCCTCAGCCCATTCACTCTTCCCTCATTAGCCAGTTCCTCCcatgcaggctccccacaggtGGGACACCTGCAggctgagggtcagagagggtgAAAAGGAGAAGGAATAGTAGGGACACAGACAGATAGGCTGAGGAAGAGAGCCtggacagggcaagagagaggtcTGGGGGGATGCCACTGAGGGTGGGTATCTTCCtgcctttccttccccaggtACTAAGGCAACCACCCCCTTACCAGAGGCCTCTAACACGGTTGCACCTTGCTGCTCTGTGAAGTTGAGAACTGGGCTACAGCAGGAAGCCCCTTGCCCAGGCCCTGAGCTGGGAATACTAAGTAACCTCCCAGAGAGTTGCTCTGCCTTATGTGGCATTGTCCTCTGGTCCCCTCCCCTTTAGACCCCAACCCAGGCACAGGGAAGGCCTGGATTCTGGGACGTGGCACTTCCAACACCTGCAAAGAATCGGGGGGTTAGTCAGATAGCAGCCCTCAGCACTGGTTCTGTCCCTTGCGGGCCCCGCTGAGGAGAAAAGGGGTGTCTGTTAGTCCTGCTGAGTGGCCAAGGGGCCGAGTGAGCACGTTCCAGTGGCGACGACCCtctcttggtggggggggggggtaggggcaggggcacTGGAGAGAGACTGCCCCTGGCTGctgtcctctcctcctcctcccacacccaGTAGAGGGACGAGGCAGCTCAACGGACATGCGCAGGGCTGCTGAGTTACTATACCTGGGCGACACCCGTCACAGTTAAAGCTACCCCCTCGGCCGTCTCTACGTCCTCGCAGCGGGGCTGCAACGTCATAATCTCTAGGGAAATCCTGCCAAGAAATGCAAAACAGGGGCATGGGTCTGGGGGCCCCGGgcctggggtgtggggagagtCCAGCACCTCACTGCTCCAGCTGGGATGGGCTGGGGTCCTGCTACAGAGGGATGGGGGGACGCTTTGAGGGCttgtggggaggggtgtgtgAGGAGATGCgggaggaggcagagcagcacCAGTGGAATGTGCTACCCACGGCACACATGTCCCCTGCTCAGGGCAGCCTGGCTAGCGGCGTGGGGTAAGGAAGCCGAGAAGTGGGTGGGGGTGACCTGGGCCGGTTGGAGGGTTGCAGGGGTAGCTGTGTGCAGATGGCCTGGGAATGCTCCGGAAGTCCTGGTACCCCCGGCTGTGCTGTGTTGGTCGTCTGCGGGCGTCATGGGAACATCCCTCAGAGGCCTTCGTCTGATCCTGGGTTTGCTCGGTACCCTGAGATACCCTGGAAAGCTCTGCCTACTAGCCTGGCTTGTTTGAAGTCTGCCCGCAGCTGGACCACGAGGGAGGTGATCCTTCGTCTGCCCCTTGCCGGGGAAGTCCCGGCTGGTCCCTTCAGGTGGCGGCAGGTTTGCCTTGAAGCCTACCCTCTAGGGCTGGTCCCACGTGGCTCAAGT
This region of Mustela lutreola isolate mMusLut2 chromosome 15, mMusLut2.pri, whole genome shotgun sequence genomic DNA includes:
- the FLOT2 gene encoding flotillin-2 isoform X3, with protein sequence MTLQPRCEDVETAEGVALTVTGVAQVKIMTEKELLAVACEQFLGKNVQDIKNVVLQTLEGHLRSILGTLTVEQIYQDRDQFAKLVREVAAPDVGRMGIEILSFTIKDVYDKVDYLSSLGKTQTAVVQRDADIGVAEAERDAGIREAECKKEMLDVKFMADTKIADSKRAFELQKSAFSEEVNIKTAEAQLAYELQGAREQQKIRQEEIEIEVVQRKKQIAVEAQEILRTDKELIATVRRPAEAEAHRIQQIAEGEKVKQVLLAQAEAEKIRKLGEAEAAVIEAMGTAEAERMKLKAEAYQKYGDAAKMALVLEALPQIAAKIAAPLARVDEIVVLSGDNSKVTSEVNRLLAELPASVHALTGVDLSKIPLIKKATGAQA
- the FLOT2 gene encoding flotillin-2 isoform X2, coding for MGNCHTVGPNEALVVSGGCCGSDYKQYVFGGWAWAWWCISDTQRLSLEVMTILCRCENIETSEGVPLFVTGVAQVKIMTEKELLAVACEQFLGKNVQDIKNVVLQTLEGHLRSILGTLTVEQIYQDRDQFAKLVREVAAPDVGRMGIEILSFTIKDVYDKVDYLSSLGKTQTAVVQRDADIGVAEAERDAGIREAECKKEMLDVKFMADTKIADSKRAFELQKSAFSEEVNIKTAEAQLAYELQGAREQQKIRQEEIEIEVVQRKKQIAVEAQEILRTDKELIATVRRPAEAEAHRIQQIAEGEKVKQVLLAQAEAEKIRKLGEAEAAVIEAMGTAEAERMKLKAEAYQKYGDAAKMALVLEALPQIAAKIAAPLARVDEIVVLSGDNSKVTSEVNRLLAELPASVHALTGVDLSKIPLIKKATGAQA
- the FLOT2 gene encoding flotillin-2 isoform X1; amino-acid sequence: MGNCHTVGPNEALVVSGGCCGSDYKQYVFGGWAWAWWCISDTQRISLEIMTLQPRCEDVETAEGVALTVTGVAQVKIMTEKELLAVACEQFLGKNVQDIKNVVLQTLEGHLRSILGTLTVEQIYQDRDQFAKLVREVAAPDVGRMGIEILSFTIKDVYDKVDYLSSLGKTQTAVVQRDADIGVAEAERDAGIREAECKKEMLDVKFMADTKIADSKRAFELQKSAFSEEVNIKTAEAQLAYELQGAREQQKIRQEEIEIEVVQRKKQIAVEAQEILRTDKELIATVRRPAEAEAHRIQQIAEGEKVKQVLLAQAEAEKIRKLGEAEAAVIEAMGTAEAERMKLKAEAYQKYGDAAKMALVLEALPQIAAKIAAPLARVDEIVVLSGDNSKVTSEVNRLLAELPASVHALTGVDLSKIPLIKKATGAQA
- the FLOT2 gene encoding flotillin-2 isoform X4 yields the protein MTILCRCENIETSEGVPLFVTGVAQVKIMTEKELLAVACEQFLGKNVQDIKNVVLQTLEGHLRSILGTLTVEQIYQDRDQFAKLVREVAAPDVGRMGIEILSFTIKDVYDKVDYLSSLGKTQTAVVQRDADIGVAEAERDAGIREAECKKEMLDVKFMADTKIADSKRAFELQKSAFSEEVNIKTAEAQLAYELQGAREQQKIRQEEIEIEVVQRKKQIAVEAQEILRTDKELIATVRRPAEAEAHRIQQIAEGEKVKQVLLAQAEAEKIRKLGEAEAAVIEAMGTAEAERMKLKAEAYQKYGDAAKMALVLEALPQIAAKIAAPLARVDEIVVLSGDNSKVTSEVNRLLAELPASVHALTGVDLSKIPLIKKATGAQA
- the FLOT2 gene encoding flotillin-2 isoform X5; this translates as MTEKELLAVACEQFLGKNVQDIKNVVLQTLEGHLRSILGTLTVEQIYQDRDQFAKLVREVAAPDVGRMGIEILSFTIKDVYDKVDYLSSLGKTQTAVVQRDADIGVAEAERDAGIREAECKKEMLDVKFMADTKIADSKRAFELQKSAFSEEVNIKTAEAQLAYELQGAREQQKIRQEEIEIEVVQRKKQIAVEAQEILRTDKELIATVRRPAEAEAHRIQQIAEGEKVKQVLLAQAEAEKIRKLGEAEAAVIEAMGTAEAERMKLKAEAYQKYGDAAKMALVLEALPQIAAKIAAPLARVDEIVVLSGDNSKVTSEVNRLLAELPASVHALTGVDLSKIPLIKKATGAQA